In the genome of Microbacterium endophyticum, one region contains:
- the gltX gene encoding glutamate--tRNA ligase — protein MSSSPDPRTTTATGSDVRVRFCPSPTGLPHVGLVRTALFNWAYARHNGGKLVFRIEDTDAARDSEESYAQLLDALRWLKIDWDEGVEVGGPHAPYRQSLRHDIYREVLDKLISAGVVYESYSTAAEIDARNEANGRAKQLGYDNYDRELTDEQKAAFRAEGREPAWRLRVPDHDLTYVDLVRGEVTFPAGSFPDFVIVRAGGVPLYTFVNPVDDAVMGITHVLRGEDLMPSTARQLALYDALIEAGVTDFIPRFGHLPLVLGDGNKKLSKRDPRADLFLQREKGFIHEGLLNYLALLGWSIGPDRDIFSLAELTAAFDVENVNPNPARFDQKKAESINGDHIRMLEPAVFVERIMPYLLSAGIVSDPPTDDQMQLIVASAPLVQERVQLLGDVPGLLGFLFTEEVVYEEAALATLPDNAGEVLVAGVGALELVPDTEFTTAVIQEALAGALVEGLGLKPRIAYGPLRVAVSGRRVSPPLFESMELLGKAETISRLGALVSHRG, from the coding sequence ATGTCGAGCTCACCCGATCCCCGCACCACCACTGCTACTGGCAGTGACGTGCGCGTGCGTTTTTGTCCTTCTCCCACGGGTCTCCCGCACGTCGGCCTTGTGCGAACCGCCCTCTTCAACTGGGCTTACGCCCGCCACAACGGCGGCAAGCTCGTGTTTCGCATCGAAGACACCGATGCGGCTCGTGACAGTGAAGAGAGCTATGCGCAGCTTCTGGATGCGCTTCGCTGGCTGAAGATCGACTGGGACGAGGGCGTAGAGGTCGGAGGTCCCCATGCGCCGTACCGGCAGTCGCTGCGTCACGACATCTACCGTGAAGTGCTCGACAAGCTGATCTCGGCCGGTGTGGTTTACGAGAGCTACTCCACTGCAGCTGAGATCGACGCACGCAACGAGGCCAACGGTCGAGCGAAGCAGCTTGGCTACGACAACTACGATCGCGAGCTCACAGACGAGCAGAAGGCCGCGTTCCGGGCCGAGGGTCGTGAACCGGCTTGGCGCTTGCGCGTACCCGATCACGACCTGACCTATGTTGACCTCGTGCGTGGCGAAGTCACGTTCCCTGCCGGGTCTTTCCCTGACTTCGTGATCGTCCGTGCCGGGGGAGTGCCGCTCTATACCTTCGTGAACCCGGTCGATGATGCGGTCATGGGGATCACTCACGTGCTTCGTGGTGAGGACCTCATGCCATCCACGGCTCGTCAGCTCGCGCTCTACGACGCACTTATCGAAGCTGGAGTTACCGACTTCATTCCGCGATTCGGACACTTGCCGCTGGTTCTTGGAGACGGCAATAAGAAGCTCTCAAAGCGCGATCCACGCGCGGATCTCTTCTTGCAGCGTGAGAAGGGCTTCATCCACGAGGGGCTGCTGAACTACCTCGCCTTGCTCGGTTGGTCGATCGGACCGGATCGCGACATCTTCTCACTCGCTGAGCTGACTGCGGCATTTGACGTCGAGAACGTCAACCCCAACCCTGCTCGCTTCGATCAGAAGAAAGCAGAGTCCATCAACGGCGACCACATCCGGATGCTGGAGCCCGCTGTATTTGTCGAGCGGATCATGCCGTATTTGCTGTCGGCTGGCATCGTGAGTGATCCGCCGACGGACGATCAGATGCAGCTAATCGTGGCTTCCGCGCCTCTCGTGCAGGAGCGCGTTCAGCTCCTCGGCGACGTGCCCGGGCTATTGGGCTTCTTGTTCACAGAAGAGGTCGTCTACGAAGAGGCGGCGCTCGCGACGCTGCCGGACAACGCTGGTGAGGTACTCGTCGCCGGTGTCGGTGCACTCGAGCTTGTGCCCGACACTGAATTCACGACAGCTGTGATCCAAGAGGCCCTCGCGGGCGCTCTCGTTGAGGGCTTGGGTTTGAAACCGCGGATCGCGTACGGCCCGTTGCGGGTTGCGGTCAGCGGGCGTCGCGTTTCGCCCCCACTGTTCGAATCGATGGAGCTTTTGGGTAAGGCAGAGACGATTTCTCGGCTCGGCGCTCTCGTTTCACATCGGGGCTGA
- a CDS encoding SRPBCC domain-containing protein: MRSEDPRSNHTSHVRTGNQSLSHRRVFAAPAELVQRAHVDPELFRQWMGPRGSMVSFEQFNPVTGGAFRYGVGMEGTPAAVFFGSYHVVVPGLIVHTWQYHGETGFTVEALRFTAESHSSSVLDVTSTFPTVEACDQMVESGLDDEMDANFDRLDEVLSSLGRSVSS, from the coding sequence GTGCGATCTGAAGATCCGAGAAGCAACCACACGTCTCATGTGCGCACTGGGAACCAGTCGCTGTCGCATCGCCGTGTATTCGCCGCACCGGCCGAACTCGTGCAGCGCGCACACGTTGATCCGGAGCTCTTTCGACAATGGATGGGTCCTCGTGGAAGCATGGTGAGCTTCGAGCAGTTCAACCCCGTGACCGGCGGTGCATTTCGCTACGGAGTGGGTATGGAGGGAACGCCCGCTGCGGTATTTTTCGGTTCTTATCATGTGGTCGTTCCCGGTCTCATCGTTCATACCTGGCAGTACCACGGCGAGACGGGGTTCACCGTGGAAGCGCTTCGGTTTACTGCAGAGTCGCACTCCTCGTCGGTGCTCGACGTGACATCGACATTCCCGACAGTGGAGGCCTGCGATCAGATGGTGGAAAGCGGCCTCGACGATGAGATGGATGCCAACTTCGATCGTCTCGATGAGGTTTTGTCTTCCCTAGGTCGTTCTGTATCGAGCTAG
- a CDS encoding aminotransferase class V-fold PLP-dependent enzyme, whose translation MKTITSARTQFSGGRGYLASCTVGLPTRATRAAIIADLDSAAGGHPDLADYTSAVERSRRSFARLVKVAPQRVAIGSQASVMTALVASALPERAEVLVADGDFSSIVLPFVHAGRDFEVRCVPLRDLAAEIQPQTALVAFSLVQSATGEVADVGEITRAARAHGTLTLCDATQAVGWFPVEASVFDAVICHAYKWLCAPRGVSFLTVSNALLTRASPLFAGWYAGENPWDSCYGDAVTLASDARRFDVSPAWQAFVGAAPALALFARTNQMALYSHTTHLARLFREEMDLPEPTRESAIITWLDDEGTAVTRLASKKIVASGRAGRARVAFHIYNDEEDVDLAVSALKS comes from the coding sequence ATGAAAACTATTACGTCGGCACGCACGCAGTTCAGCGGCGGGCGTGGCTATCTCGCCAGTTGCACAGTTGGGTTGCCGACGCGCGCAACGCGTGCGGCGATCATCGCAGACCTCGATTCGGCAGCCGGTGGCCACCCCGACCTCGCTGACTACACGAGCGCGGTGGAGCGATCACGACGGAGCTTTGCGCGACTCGTCAAGGTTGCACCTCAACGGGTGGCAATCGGATCCCAAGCTTCCGTGATGACAGCCCTTGTCGCTTCCGCGCTTCCGGAACGAGCCGAGGTGCTCGTCGCTGACGGCGACTTCTCATCGATCGTGTTGCCTTTTGTGCACGCAGGGCGCGACTTTGAGGTCCGCTGTGTCCCGCTTCGGGATCTTGCTGCAGAGATACAGCCTCAGACTGCGCTCGTTGCGTTCTCGCTTGTTCAGTCCGCCACGGGCGAAGTCGCTGATGTCGGAGAAATTACCCGCGCGGCGCGCGCCCATGGAACTCTGACACTGTGCGACGCGACTCAAGCAGTCGGGTGGTTTCCCGTCGAGGCATCCGTCTTCGATGCGGTCATCTGCCACGCGTACAAATGGCTGTGCGCTCCGCGCGGAGTATCTTTTCTCACAGTTTCGAATGCACTACTCACCCGCGCATCGCCGCTTTTCGCTGGATGGTACGCGGGTGAAAACCCTTGGGATTCTTGCTACGGGGATGCCGTAACTCTTGCCTCCGACGCGCGGCGGTTCGATGTCTCGCCGGCATGGCAAGCGTTTGTCGGGGCCGCTCCAGCGCTGGCGCTGTTTGCCCGTACGAATCAGATGGCGCTCTACAGCCACACCACTCACCTCGCTCGCCTCTTTCGTGAAGAAATGGACCTACCGGAGCCGACTCGCGAAAGCGCGATCATCACGTGGCTCGATGACGAAGGCACCGCCGTCACCCGCTTGGCATCGAAAAAGATCGTGGCATCGGGCCGTGCGGGGCGTGCCCGCGTCGCGTTCCATATCTACAACGATGAGGAAGACGTAGACCTCGCTGTCAGTGCGCTGAAGTCTTAG
- a CDS encoding DeoR/GlpR family DNA-binding transcription regulator has product MYAMERREHIESVLREEGRVAVVDLAVRFDVTTETVRRDLDAMESEGRLRRVHGGAVPKERGSTREVPVIERTAQRADAKRAIALRALDAIPPGFSGSIYLDAGTTTAAIAAMLPDRLAAFGGSAEVVTHSLTLAPIVAGVPSISLFIIGGRIRGVTAAAVGASTVRSIAAIRPDIAFIGANGISAEFGLSTPDAEEAAVKEAIVRAARRVVVVADSSKFGQELLVGFAALSEIDVIVSDAPVYTELSEALATAGVEAWIA; this is encoded by the coding sequence ATGTACGCAATGGAGCGCAGAGAACACATCGAGAGTGTGTTGCGCGAAGAAGGTCGGGTCGCCGTCGTCGATCTTGCTGTGAGGTTCGACGTAACCACCGAAACTGTGCGCCGCGATCTGGACGCGATGGAGAGCGAGGGGCGGCTTCGTCGTGTGCATGGCGGGGCGGTGCCGAAAGAGCGTGGGAGCACACGCGAAGTGCCCGTGATCGAACGGACTGCGCAACGCGCCGATGCTAAGCGAGCGATCGCGCTTAGGGCTCTTGACGCCATCCCGCCGGGATTCAGCGGATCGATCTATCTCGACGCGGGAACCACGACCGCGGCGATCGCTGCGATGCTGCCTGACCGTCTCGCCGCTTTTGGTGGCAGTGCCGAGGTAGTCACGCATTCGCTGACGCTCGCACCGATCGTCGCTGGCGTTCCGAGTATTTCGCTCTTCATCATTGGCGGACGAATTCGCGGTGTCACCGCAGCAGCAGTCGGTGCATCGACGGTCCGGTCGATCGCTGCGATTCGGCCCGACATCGCATTTATTGGCGCGAACGGAATTTCCGCTGAGTTCGGGCTGAGTACGCCCGATGCTGAAGAGGCTGCGGTAAAAGAAGCGATCGTACGCGCGGCGCGGCGTGTTGTCGTCGTTGCGGACTCGAGCAAATTCGGGCAAGAGCTGCTCGTGGGGTTCGCAGCCCTTTCCGAAATCGACGTAATTGTGAGTGATGCTCCTGTGTATACCGAACTTTCTGAAGCACTAGCGACTGCTGGCGTTGAGGCGTGGATCGCATGA